The Chloroherpetonaceae bacterium genome window below encodes:
- a CDS encoding glycosyltransferase family 2 protein, with product MASEHQPDISYVIPLYNESESLPELIDQIKDALTKSNLATLFGRKPQIEILLINDGSSDGSDKVAKQLIQKNPEIKLISFRRNYGKSAALDAGFKEAKGRYVITMDADLQDSPYETEPLIRKVEEGFDLVSGWKQKRFDPLSKTIPSKLFNFVTSRLAGIPIHDFNCGLKIYRNDVVKSVHVYGEMHRYIPVLAKWNGFTVSELVVEHRARKYGSTKFGISRFFYGFLDLLTVLFITKYMKRPMHFFGVFGIICTFSGSALGLYLTIEKLFYDAYLSNRPMLFLSVLLIILGVQLFMGGLLGEMITKSYHRVESYLIKERINFEN from the coding sequence ATGGCAAGTGAACACCAGCCTGATATCTCGTATGTTATTCCACTTTATAATGAGTCGGAATCGTTGCCGGAATTAATTGATCAGATTAAAGATGCGCTGACGAAAAGTAATCTCGCAACTTTATTTGGACGAAAGCCTCAAATTGAAATCCTTTTGATTAACGATGGTTCTTCCGATGGTTCCGATAAAGTCGCCAAACAATTAATCCAAAAAAATCCGGAGATTAAACTTATTTCCTTTAGAAGAAACTATGGCAAATCGGCAGCTTTAGATGCGGGATTCAAAGAAGCAAAAGGAAGATATGTGATTACGATGGACGCCGATTTGCAAGACAGCCCTTATGAAACCGAACCTCTTATTAGAAAGGTAGAAGAAGGCTTTGACCTTGTCAGCGGTTGGAAACAAAAGAGATTTGATCCACTGAGCAAAACAATCCCCTCTAAACTGTTCAACTTTGTGACTTCCCGTCTTGCTGGAATTCCGATTCATGATTTTAATTGTGGTTTAAAAATTTACCGAAACGATGTGGTAAAGTCTGTTCATGTTTATGGGGAAATGCATCGATATATCCCTGTGCTTGCGAAATGGAATGGCTTTACTGTATCAGAGCTTGTGGTTGAGCATCGTGCAAGAAAATATGGTTCAACTAAATTTGGAATCAGCCGATTTTTTTATGGTTTTCTTGACCTGCTTACCGTCCTTTTTATTACCAAATACATGAAGCGGCCGATGCACTTTTTTGGTGTATTCGGCATTATCTGCACATTTAGTGGATCTGCCTTAGGATTGTATCTGACCATCGAAAAGCTTTTTTATGATGCCTATTTAAGCAATCGGCCGATGCTTTTTCTCTCAGTGCTACTCATTATTTTAGGAGTTCAACTCTTTATGGGTGGTTTGTTGGGAGAAATGATTACAAAATCTTATCACCGCGTGGAATCGTATTTGATCAAAGAAAGAATCAATTTTGAAAATTGA